In the genome of Parus major isolate Abel chromosome 2, Parus_major1.1, whole genome shotgun sequence, one region contains:
- the CSPG5 gene encoding chondroitin sulfate proteoglycan 5, with translation WPRPGERGPAENGSECRSGYVRHNSSCRSLCDLVPSYCHNGGQCYLVESHGAFCRCNTQDYTWHKGTRCESIVTDFQVMCVAVGSAALVVLLLFMLTVFFAKKLYLLKTENSKLRKTKYRTPSELHNDNFSLSTIAEGSHPNDDPSAPHKLQDSLKSCLKDEEPFSIHNSTSPKHDGGKGEQQEPGELNCLQNNLT, from the exons TGGCCGCGGCCCGGGGAGCGGGGCCCGGCCGAGAACGGCTCCGAGTGCCGGAGCGGCTACGTGCGGCACAACAGCTCCTGCCGCTCCCTCTGCGACCTCGTGCCCAGCTACTGCCACAACGGCGGCCAGTGCTACCTGGTGGAGAGCCACGGGGCCTTCTGCCG GTGCAACACGCAGGACTACACGTGGCACAAGGGTACGCGCTGCGAGTCCATCGTCACCGATTTCCAGGTGATGTGCGTGGCCGTGGGCTCGGCCGCGCtcgtggtgctgctgctcttcatgCTCACCGTGTTCTTCGCCAAGAAGCTCTACCTGCTCAAGACGGAGAACAGCAAACTGCGCAAGACCAA ATACCGCACCCCGTCCGAGCTGCACAACGACAACTTCTCCCTCTCCACCATCGCCGAGGGCTCCCACCCAAAC GACGATCCCAGCGCTCCCCACAAGCTGCAGGACTCGCTGAAATCCTGCCTGAAGGACGAGGAGCCGTTCAGCATCCACAACTCCACGTCGCCCAAGCACGACGGGGGCaaaggggagcagcaggagccggGGGAGCTCAACTGCCTCCAGAACAACCTGACGtga
- the LOC107215345 gene encoding splicing factor 3A subunit 2-like, producing MESSPFRGDQPSLPPASPSRHTPGSSPPHTGIRPPASGSGPPPLRAPRTQNRIPPLQGDPAPATGSSSLQGYPAPFQGYPTAPAMESNPLRFPQVHPVIPGGSSPCKGIRSLLQGAPALPWLLQMLPLHTRRSSPCRKGSGPGKGIPPPLRGDPAPRKRSGPGKGIPPFLQGDPAPRKGSGPGKGIPPALQGDPALPRLLQMPPRKTGDPAPGNRINAITPPPRGIHLPPGLQPPATGPIPGNGTQPR from the coding sequence ATGGAATCCAGCCCCTTCCGAGGGGATCAGCCCTCTCTGCCTCCCGCATCCCCATCCAGACACACACCGGGATCCAGCCCTCCCCACACCGGGATCCGGCCCCCTGCGAGCGGCTCCGGCCCTCCTCCGCTTCGAGCACCCCGGACACAGAACCGGATCCCGCCCCTGCAAGGGGATCCAGCCCCTGCAACAGGATCCAGCTCCCTGCAAGGGTATCCAGCCCCTTTCCAAGGGTATCCAACTGCCCCTGCCATGGAATCCAACCCTCTCCGCTTCCCGCAAGTGCACCCCGTAATCCCAGGAGGATCCAGCCCCTGCAAGGGAATCCGGTCCCTCCTGCAaggggctccagccctcccctggctcctgcagaTGCTCCCCCTACACACGCGGAGATCCAGCCCCTGCCGCAAGGGATCCGGCCCCGGCAAGGGGATCCCGCCCCCCCTGCGAGGGGATCCAGCCCCACGCAAGAGATCCGGCCCCGGCAAGGGGATCCCGCCCTTCCTCCAAGGGGATCCAGCCCCACGCAAGGGCTCCGGCCCCGGCAAGGGGATCCCGCCCGCCCTGCAAGGAGATCCAGCCCTTCCCCGGCTCCTGCAGATGCCCCCCCGTAAAACAGGGGATCCAGCCCCCGGCAACAGGATCAATGCCATCACCCCCCCGCCCAGGGGGATCCACCTTCCCCCggggctgcagcccccggcAACGGGACCCATCCCCGGTAATGGGACCCAGCCCCGGTAA